The following proteins are encoded in a genomic region of Microbacterium sp. NC79:
- a CDS encoding BTAD domain-containing putative transcriptional regulator, whose translation MSSPVEFTLHFSGTHVFEQQQITQHLLSRVDQRDFAAQTRLHAIVAAASIFTEPEVAQQAASHASIAADKAADIISQAWSLMADCIVDLSCESTPRRLEMTTEILKTAQDSGEAEFVPIAYLLHLAALTELGMVTQLDQALSPVSPLMSQFGWLDSSRQATWFRCLQATLDGRLPDAERLANEAYALALAEADPDAETVLVGQLAIIRWAQGRATDLEPAFLKARQLAPHEPIWAASLAWIWLRQGRRSAARALVESFATIDTLPVDRNWLATACILADVASELGVHSIAKQLHDALVPFSDRLVTIGLGVTCWGTVARPLALTAIALGQHDVAVMYMRQACDVAARTGAHPWLAEAQRELADLLLQTGEEHAAEEASRLAEEAAATARALHLPGVEGLASRTLDMIHPQPPPAALDAQKPRIAVLDEFSVTSSDGIVARWQSRKARALLKILVARRGAPISRETVMDMLWPGTAPHLLANRFSVAATAVRRALDPHSRLPRDAYVEHRDGLIRLKRDLIDIDVETFLASASAALIPTPGIDAATARSRQRDQLSSILERFSGEPMHEDLQEVWAADLRREVHLAFFATAHGLAELLHDDDEHDARLAIYRRLLSYDPYDQRAHEGVIDALTRLGYLGQAEAARNEYRELMASLGVMHSDSV comes from the coding sequence ATGTCCTCACCGGTGGAGTTCACGCTGCATTTCTCGGGCACCCATGTATTCGAGCAACAGCAGATCACGCAACACCTGCTCAGTCGCGTCGACCAGCGAGATTTTGCTGCGCAAACCCGTTTACATGCGATCGTCGCGGCCGCAAGCATCTTCACCGAGCCCGAGGTCGCCCAGCAAGCGGCTTCACACGCTTCCATCGCGGCAGACAAGGCCGCCGACATCATCTCGCAGGCATGGTCATTAATGGCAGATTGCATCGTTGATCTATCGTGTGAATCGACACCGCGCCGCCTGGAAATGACGACAGAGATCCTCAAAACCGCACAGGACTCCGGTGAAGCCGAGTTTGTGCCCATCGCCTATCTTCTCCACCTGGCGGCCCTCACCGAACTTGGCATGGTGACTCAGCTCGATCAGGCGTTGAGCCCAGTCAGCCCTCTGATGTCGCAATTCGGGTGGCTTGACTCCAGTCGACAAGCCACCTGGTTCCGGTGTCTGCAAGCAACCCTCGATGGTCGTCTGCCTGATGCAGAACGATTAGCCAACGAAGCGTATGCACTCGCCCTCGCGGAGGCCGACCCCGATGCGGAGACCGTGCTTGTCGGACAGTTGGCCATCATTCGTTGGGCGCAGGGGCGCGCGACCGATCTCGAGCCGGCATTTTTGAAGGCGCGTCAGCTCGCACCACACGAACCCATTTGGGCTGCGAGCCTGGCTTGGATTTGGTTACGTCAGGGCAGACGAAGCGCGGCACGTGCGCTGGTGGAATCGTTCGCGACGATCGATACTCTTCCGGTTGATCGCAACTGGCTGGCGACCGCGTGCATTCTGGCTGACGTCGCCAGCGAGTTGGGCGTCCACTCGATCGCCAAGCAACTCCACGATGCGCTCGTTCCTTTCAGCGACCGGCTCGTCACCATCGGCCTCGGTGTGACCTGTTGGGGAACGGTCGCGCGCCCGTTGGCGCTGACTGCGATTGCTCTTGGCCAGCATGACGTTGCCGTCATGTACATGCGACAGGCGTGCGATGTGGCGGCGCGCACGGGAGCACACCCGTGGCTCGCCGAGGCGCAGCGTGAGTTGGCTGATTTGCTGTTGCAGACCGGCGAAGAGCACGCCGCGGAAGAGGCCTCCCGGCTCGCAGAAGAAGCGGCTGCAACCGCGCGTGCTCTGCACTTGCCTGGTGTCGAGGGCTTAGCCTCACGCACGCTGGACATGATTCACCCGCAACCGCCTCCGGCAGCGCTCGACGCCCAAAAACCCCGGATCGCCGTGCTCGATGAGTTCTCTGTGACCTCAAGTGATGGCATCGTTGCTCGCTGGCAATCGCGCAAGGCTCGGGCACTCCTGAAGATTCTCGTGGCCAGGCGTGGCGCGCCGATCAGCCGAGAGACCGTCATGGACATGCTGTGGCCGGGAACAGCGCCGCACCTTCTCGCTAACCGGTTCTCCGTCGCGGCGACCGCCGTGCGCCGCGCTCTTGACCCGCATTCTCGCTTACCACGCGACGCCTATGTGGAGCACCGTGACGGCCTTATTCGACTCAAGCGAGACCTCATCGACATCGATGTCGAAACCTTCCTCGCCAGCGCTTCAGCCGCCCTCATCCCAACGCCCGGAATCGACGCCGCCACGGCGCGATCACGCCAACGTGATCAGCTCAGCAGCATTCTCGAGCGCTTCAGTGGCGAACCCATGCATGAAGACCTCCAAGAAGTGTGGGCGGCAGATCTGCGCCGTGAGGTTCACCTCGCTTTCTTCGCGACAGCGCACGGCTTAGCAGAACTTCTCCATGACGATGATGAGCACGATGCGCGACTCGCGATCTACCGGCGCCTGCTCTCCTACGACCCTTACGACCAACGTGCACACGAGGGTGTGATCGATGCACTGACGCGTTTGGGCTATCTCGGGCAGGCGGAAGCTGCGCGCAACGAGTATCGCGAGCTCATGGCATCACTCGGGGTCATGCACTCCGATTCCGTGTAG
- a CDS encoding heavy metal translocating P-type ATPase, whose translation MADHETHGAHHANHDAHTMHAGHDGHAGHDGHSGHGDHAGHSEKFRRLFFIMLAFAIPTIALSPMFAMIIGYSIPASLTWVPAILGTVMYVWGGAPFLTGAIDEITARKPGMMLLIGLAITVAFVASWGATLGILSHQLEFWWELALLIVIMLLGHWIEMRSLAQTTSALDSLAALLPDEAERVDGDDITTVSPSELSAGDVVVVRPGARVPADGDIVQGSASMDESMITGESMAVRRDVGDRVVAGTVATDSGVRVRITAVGDDTALAGIRRLVADAQASSSKAQRLADRAAGWLFWFALAAAVVTAIVWSIIGSPEDAIIRTVTVLVIACPHALGLAIPLVVSIATEKAARSGILVKDRLALESMRTIDTVIFDKTGTLTKGTPAVTAVLTTGTMTQDRLLALAAGAENDSEHPLARAIVRAAAERELMVPSSADFSSSPAVGVRAHVDGETVQVGGPYLLEQEHLRPLSDTDAWVTEGAIVLHVIVDGGVAGALRLADEIRPESHDAVRALHDRGITVVMITGDAHAVAESVAADLGIDRVFAGVRPEDKAAKVQELQSEGHRVAMVGDGVNDAPALAQADVGLAVGTGTDVAIGSAGVILASDDPRAVLSVIALSSASYRKMKQNLWWAAGYNLIAVPLAAGVLSGWGIDMPMWLGAILMSLSTVVVAANAQLLRRIDLTHFARSAA comes from the coding sequence ATGGCAGATCACGAAACGCACGGTGCGCACCACGCGAACCATGACGCTCACACCATGCACGCGGGTCACGACGGGCATGCGGGTCACGACGGGCACTCGGGCCATGGCGACCATGCGGGGCACAGCGAGAAATTCCGCCGCCTGTTCTTCATTATGCTCGCGTTCGCAATTCCGACGATTGCGCTGTCGCCCATGTTCGCAATGATCATCGGCTACTCCATACCCGCCTCCCTCACCTGGGTTCCAGCGATCCTCGGCACCGTCATGTATGTGTGGGGTGGTGCACCGTTCCTCACCGGCGCCATCGATGAAATCACGGCGCGCAAACCCGGAATGATGCTGCTGATCGGTCTCGCCATCACGGTCGCGTTTGTCGCGTCGTGGGGTGCGACTCTGGGCATCCTGAGTCACCAACTTGAGTTCTGGTGGGAGCTGGCCCTCCTCATCGTCATCATGCTTCTCGGTCACTGGATCGAAATGCGATCGCTCGCACAAACGACGTCAGCGCTGGACTCACTCGCGGCACTCCTGCCCGACGAGGCTGAGCGTGTCGATGGCGACGACATCACGACGGTATCCCCCAGCGAACTCAGCGCGGGCGATGTTGTCGTGGTGCGCCCCGGCGCACGCGTGCCCGCCGACGGCGACATCGTGCAGGGCTCCGCGTCGATGGATGAATCCATGATTACCGGCGAATCGATGGCCGTGCGCCGCGATGTGGGCGATCGCGTTGTCGCAGGCACCGTCGCCACCGATTCTGGTGTGCGCGTGAGGATCACCGCTGTTGGAGACGACACGGCTCTCGCCGGCATCCGTCGCCTCGTCGCCGACGCGCAGGCATCATCGTCGAAGGCGCAGCGGCTCGCCGACCGTGCCGCCGGGTGGCTGTTTTGGTTCGCTCTCGCCGCGGCCGTCGTCACCGCAATCGTCTGGAGCATCATTGGGTCGCCAGAAGATGCCATCATCCGCACCGTCACCGTCCTGGTGATCGCTTGCCCGCACGCTCTCGGTCTCGCCATTCCGCTCGTCGTGTCAATCGCGACCGAAAAGGCTGCCCGCAGCGGCATTCTCGTCAAAGACCGCCTCGCCTTGGAAAGCATGCGCACGATCGACACCGTCATCTTCGACAAGACCGGCACACTCACCAAGGGAACGCCTGCGGTGACCGCTGTTCTGACGACCGGAACCATGACACAAGACCGGCTCTTGGCTCTCGCCGCCGGTGCTGAGAATGACTCCGAGCACCCCCTGGCTCGCGCGATCGTGCGTGCCGCGGCCGAACGCGAGCTGATGGTTCCGTCATCCGCTGACTTCTCTTCTTCCCCTGCGGTGGGCGTGCGCGCGCACGTCGATGGCGAAACCGTTCAGGTCGGTGGCCCCTACCTGCTCGAGCAAGAGCACCTGCGCCCCCTCAGCGACACCGACGCGTGGGTGACAGAGGGCGCGATTGTTTTGCACGTCATCGTCGACGGTGGTGTCGCAGGTGCCCTCCGCTTGGCCGACGAGATTCGCCCCGAGTCACACGATGCCGTGCGGGCATTGCACGACCGCGGCATCACCGTCGTCATGATCACCGGAGACGCGCACGCCGTCGCCGAGTCGGTTGCGGCGGATCTCGGCATCGACCGCGTATTTGCCGGTGTGCGCCCAGAAGACAAGGCGGCGAAAGTTCAGGAGCTCCAGAGCGAGGGTCACCGAGTGGCGATGGTCGGCGACGGCGTCAACGATGCCCCCGCGCTCGCGCAAGCCGACGTCGGCCTCGCCGTCGGTACTGGCACCGACGTCGCTATTGGTTCCGCCGGAGTGATCCTCGCGAGCGATGACCCGCGCGCTGTGCTGTCGGTGATTGCGCTGTCGAGCGCGAGCTATCGCAAGATGAAGCAGAACCTGTGGTGGGCAGCCGGATACAACCTGATTGCGGTCCCGCTCGCTGCTGGCGTGCTCTCTGGCTGGGGCATTGACATGCCGATGTGGCTCGGCGCAATCCTCATGTCGCTGTCAACCGTCGTGGTCGCCGCGAACGCTCAGTTGCTGCGGCGCATCGATCTCACACATTTCGCGCGTTCCGCGGCCTAG